One segment of Streptomyces bathyalis DNA contains the following:
- a CDS encoding FkbM family methyltransferase yields MTTMFRKALGVLPRVGVQVLDLGPGAAVVSRRGGYSATKMSADAWMVGGKGSGTRTPADGWGLHKSAASSLCSRHVADLLANYEVNCVFDVGANKGQYGKQLREFGYRGRIVSFEPVPDALAKLRKAAERDRDWQVHPFALGRSESVENMHLGWKTMNSLLEPSEYGQQRYKRFADTTSTTEVQLRRLDAIMDDALAGIADPRPYLKMDTQGFDMEVFAGAGKRIGEFVGMQSEVAALQLYEGSPHMSEAIAAYEDAGFEITGMYPVTREGSTGRVVEFDCVLARASAAPVQLP; encoded by the coding sequence ATGACAACTATGTTCAGAAAGGCCCTCGGTGTGCTGCCCCGTGTGGGAGTGCAGGTACTCGATCTCGGCCCCGGTGCCGCCGTGGTCTCCCGGCGCGGCGGCTACTCCGCCACGAAGATGAGCGCGGATGCCTGGATGGTCGGCGGGAAGGGGTCGGGTACCCGCACCCCCGCCGACGGATGGGGCTTGCACAAGTCGGCCGCGAGCAGCCTGTGTTCGCGGCACGTCGCCGATCTGCTGGCCAACTACGAGGTCAACTGCGTGTTCGACGTCGGGGCCAACAAGGGGCAGTACGGCAAGCAGCTGCGCGAGTTCGGCTACCGGGGCAGGATCGTCTCCTTCGAGCCCGTTCCGGACGCCCTGGCCAAGTTGCGCAAGGCCGCCGAGCGGGACCGGGACTGGCAGGTCCACCCCTTCGCGCTGGGGCGCAGCGAGTCGGTCGAGAACATGCACCTGGGGTGGAAGACGATGAACTCGCTGCTGGAGCCCAGCGAGTACGGGCAGCAGCGCTACAAGCGGTTCGCCGACACCACCAGCACGACCGAGGTGCAGCTGCGGCGGCTCGACGCGATCATGGACGACGCCCTGGCGGGCATCGCCGACCCGCGGCCGTATCTGAAGATGGACACCCAGGGCTTCGACATGGAGGTCTTCGCCGGCGCCGGGAAGCGCATAGGCGAGTTCGTCGGGATGCAGTCGGAGGTTGCCGCGCTGCAGCTGTACGAGGGAAGCCCTCACATGTCCGAGGCCATCGCCGCCTACGAGGACGCCGGCTTCGAGATCACCGGCATGTATCCCGTCACGCGTGAGGGATCCACAGGGCGAGTCGTCGAATTCGACTGCGTACTGGCCCGCGCCTCGGCGGCACCGGTCCAACTGCCTTGA